The following are encoded in a window of Roseivirga misakiensis genomic DNA:
- a CDS encoding outer membrane beta-barrel protein — protein MRKANQITFLCCFFSFLFNVDLLAQEQIYFKEIGGTSSTNNAYHILFLPLNKQENHELVRASLFANGRGVEIVYTKDEQALERLKVLVTDGVQFGTIDPKRLFVVDLTKQSEATLALLETDDIQPAKTIIFDKYNPLLFNRLLGDVKFIPPVKMNDRLFLDQTFKFIKKQRKWGSEVDKSQLRSSRKIDSLVQRKNTNLFNVEFQFGSWFLLSEQNLGNERFNIANSGNNYRLNFGYGLSQRLVLQGSFGISFKLPDEDAQRAAVNNAGTGVSFSNETRNQFVMTTGLGLKYYVKQGSVNFYGLLGVERVNMELINFKAFSNNNGEIRDRYSTTDLRFNAVRYGVGMETSLASRLYFNFQLEGTKSETFQEPINGVSNFDNVGFSFGLGFKLGSPKTGR, from the coding sequence ATGCGGAAAGCAAACCAAATCACATTCCTTTGCTGTTTTTTTTCCTTTTTATTTAATGTAGACCTGCTCGCCCAAGAGCAGATTTACTTTAAAGAGATTGGGGGGACTTCATCAACAAACAATGCCTATCACATTCTTTTTCTGCCTCTTAACAAACAGGAGAATCACGAACTTGTAAGGGCCTCTTTATTTGCTAATGGCCGAGGAGTGGAAATTGTCTACACAAAGGATGAGCAAGCACTGGAACGGTTAAAAGTTTTAGTGACCGACGGCGTTCAGTTTGGTACTATCGACCCAAAGAGGCTTTTCGTAGTAGACTTAACTAAACAGTCTGAGGCTACGCTTGCTTTGTTGGAAACCGACGATATACAGCCAGCAAAAACCATCATATTTGATAAGTATAACCCACTTTTATTCAACAGACTTTTAGGGGATGTGAAGTTTATTCCACCAGTAAAGATGAATGATCGGCTGTTTTTAGATCAAACTTTCAAGTTCATCAAAAAACAGCGTAAATGGGGTTCCGAAGTAGATAAAAGTCAGTTAAGAAGTAGTCGAAAAATCGATTCTCTCGTCCAAAGGAAAAATACCAATCTTTTTAATGTAGAATTTCAGTTTGGCTCGTGGTTTCTTCTCAGCGAGCAGAATTTAGGCAATGAACGATTCAATATCGCCAATAGTGGCAACAACTATCGGCTCAATTTCGGATACGGATTGTCACAGCGTCTAGTTCTTCAGGGAAGTTTTGGTATCTCATTTAAATTACCAGACGAGGATGCTCAAAGGGCAGCGGTTAATAATGCCGGCACGGGGGTTAGTTTCTCTAATGAAACTAGGAATCAGTTTGTGATGACTACAGGTTTAGGGTTAAAATATTACGTTAAACAAGGCAGCGTTAATTTTTATGGGCTTCTGGGAGTCGAACGGGTTAATATGGAGCTTATTAATTTCAAGGCATTTTCCAATAATAATGGGGAAATCCGGGACCGTTATTCGACAACCGATCTAAGGTTCAACGCCGTGCGATATGGGGTAGGTATGGAAACTAGCTTAGCGTCTAGGTTATACTTCAATTTCCAATTAGAAGGTACTAAGAGTGAGACATTTCAGGAACCTATCAATGGTGTTTCAAACTTTGACAATGTGGGCTTCAGTTTCGGCCTAGGCTTTAAACTTGGCTCGCCGAAAACGGGAAGGTGA
- a CDS encoding Kelch repeat-containing protein encodes MKNRRTILNAFWALTACICLSCNNSTSSSPDEGNWVEESDFEGATRSGAVAFVIDDFAFVGTGYDGDDRLVDFWRYEPDRNTWFRIADFPGVARNSAVAFAANGKGYVGTGYDGDVELNDFWEYDPALDSWTQIADFPGAARFGALSFTLNDEGYVGTGNDGDNNLKDFYKYSPSSNTWVQISSMGGSKRQGAFNFVIDGLAYVGGGLHNGIHQEDFWMYDPATDLWTEKNDLDDDDTGDPEVLREYAASFSIGSFGYISVGKRLSNLIDTWRYNPDADEWEELTEFEGSAREQAVSFTILDFAYVATGRNINARYDDIWAFRPLEEFDEED; translated from the coding sequence ATGAAAAACAGACGAACTATATTAAACGCATTTTGGGCGCTGACTGCCTGTATTTGCTTATCGTGCAACAACTCTACTTCATCTAGTCCCGACGAAGGGAACTGGGTTGAAGAAAGTGACTTTGAAGGGGCAACCAGAAGTGGTGCAGTGGCTTTTGTAATTGATGATTTTGCCTTTGTAGGTACTGGCTACGACGGCGATGATCGCTTGGTCGATTTTTGGAGATACGAACCCGACCGTAATACTTGGTTCAGAATCGCTGACTTTCCCGGAGTGGCCAGAAACTCAGCGGTAGCTTTCGCCGCAAACGGTAAAGGCTATGTCGGTACGGGCTACGATGGAGATGTAGAATTGAATGATTTCTGGGAATATGACCCCGCCTTAGATAGCTGGACTCAAATAGCAGATTTCCCAGGGGCAGCTAGGTTTGGAGCTTTGAGTTTCACCCTTAATGATGAGGGTTATGTGGGCACTGGAAACGATGGAGACAATAACTTAAAAGACTTCTACAAATACTCCCCTAGTTCAAACACCTGGGTGCAAATTTCGAGTATGGGTGGATCAAAAAGGCAGGGAGCTTTCAACTTTGTTATCGATGGCCTGGCTTACGTGGGCGGTGGCTTACACAACGGCATTCACCAAGAAGATTTCTGGATGTATGATCCGGCAACTGATCTCTGGACTGAGAAAAACGACCTGGACGATGATGATACTGGCGATCCGGAGGTGCTAAGAGAATATGCGGCATCATTCAGTATAGGCTCTTTTGGTTATATCTCGGTGGGTAAAAGACTGTCTAATCTTATTGACACTTGGCGGTATAACCCTGACGCTGATGAATGGGAAGAGTTGACCGAATTTGAAGGTTCAGCCAGAGAGCAAGCGGTAAGTTTTACCATCTTAGATTTTGCCTATGTAGCCACTGGAAGAAATATTAATGCCCGCTACGATGACATATGGGCTTTCCGTCCATTAGAGGAATTTGACGAAGAAGACTAA
- a CDS encoding DUF4270 family protein produces the protein MDKKTTQLLALISIIFMLSCEEKGEISITDESSFDFFFIDTLSLDMSTIHIDSIVTGDANSLLLGRYENPVLGTINANPFFQLSLGLTPTFDADDTFDSLGIILYPYRNTYGTGETQEVSVFRINESFEPPEDFFYQFDALSLDSQPIAQFVLDKNEDETDSIFIKLPNSLGEEIFQKVIDGDEELQSDDDFREFLGGFAFQVNDNSDFVSTIPFDSANLKMALYYRRPAEDDVQELTYTFPANESAERFNQISGTDPDDLLQEIIDLNEISTSKTADMGFIQGVSSLATKISVPHIAQIEEAFDVFAINNAVLEVTIFDKTANDDTPFPAQLSLHYLSKFENIDQAISSPIEGRTITASLISDDELEQVAKYEFAVGAYVENLINTQGLDEESFYLTIPSTEINTNIRTVAIDATQLETKLKIYISKYND, from the coding sequence ATGGACAAGAAAACAACACAATTATTAGCACTGATTTCTATAATCTTCATGCTTTCGTGTGAAGAAAAAGGTGAAATCAGTATTACTGACGAAAGTAGTTTCGACTTCTTTTTTATAGACACATTATCACTCGATATGTCAACTATACATATCGACTCGATTGTAACCGGCGACGCAAATTCATTGCTTTTGGGCAGGTACGAAAACCCTGTTTTAGGGACGATAAATGCCAACCCGTTCTTTCAACTTTCACTCGGCCTTACCCCTACTTTCGATGCTGATGACACTTTCGATTCGTTGGGTATTATTCTATACCCCTACAGAAATACGTATGGAACGGGTGAAACGCAAGAGGTATCAGTTTTTAGAATAAATGAGTCATTTGAGCCCCCGGAAGACTTTTTCTATCAATTTGATGCGCTTTCGCTAGATAGTCAGCCAATTGCTCAATTCGTTCTGGATAAAAACGAGGATGAAACTGATTCCATTTTCATCAAACTACCTAATTCTCTGGGTGAAGAAATCTTTCAGAAGGTAATTGATGGTGATGAGGAACTCCAGTCGGACGATGATTTCAGAGAATTCCTTGGGGGCTTTGCTTTCCAAGTCAATGACAATTCAGACTTTGTCAGCACGATTCCATTCGATAGTGCCAATCTTAAAATGGCACTTTATTACAGAAGACCTGCAGAAGATGATGTCCAAGAATTGACCTACACATTTCCTGCAAACGAATCGGCAGAAAGGTTTAATCAAATAAGCGGAACCGATCCGGATGACTTGCTGCAAGAGATCATTGACCTAAATGAGATTTCTACCAGCAAAACCGCCGACATGGGTTTTATTCAAGGCGTAAGTAGTTTGGCAACGAAAATTAGCGTTCCGCACATCGCTCAGATTGAAGAAGCCTTTGATGTATTTGCCATAAATAATGCGGTGCTGGAGGTGACTATTTTCGACAAGACTGCCAATGATGATACGCCTTTCCCTGCCCAGTTATCACTGCACTATTTATCAAAATTTGAAAACATAGATCAGGCCATATCCAGTCCAATAGAAGGAAGAACCATTACCGCTAGCCTAATCAGTGATGATGAATTAGAGCAAGTGGCCAAATATGAGTTCGCAGTGGGAGCCTATGTCGAAAACTTGATTAACACCCAAGGTTTAGACGAAGAGAGCTTTTACCTGACTATACCATCCACCGAGATCAATACAAACATTAGAACAGTAGCGATTGACGCTACTCAACTGGAAACGAAATTGAAAATCTACATATCTAAATACAATGATTGA
- a CDS encoding LytR/AlgR family response regulator transcription factor, translated as MEYKGLKLKCIVVDDEQYARDLLAHHIGKTKTLQLVAKCKNAFEAESLLKRERIDLIFLDIQMPHKTGLDFLQDYTKEAKVVLTTAYREYALKGFEFEVLDYLLKPILEDRFLKCVQKIESIFSVEAKAAKYESILNDDDKSLVIKSGYESHRIQLSDILYIESVGEYIRYHTAESKYLVLQSLSKLAKELPDSFLQVHRSFIIPKLMVKSKVGHTLHLKNGQDIPIGKTYRSKINSANLFE; from the coding sequence ATGGAATATAAAGGCCTTAAACTAAAGTGCATTGTCGTCGATGATGAACAATATGCCCGGGATTTGTTAGCGCATCATATTGGTAAAACCAAAACCTTACAACTTGTCGCCAAATGTAAAAATGCGTTTGAGGCAGAAAGCTTGCTTAAAAGAGAGCGTATTGATTTAATTTTCTTAGATATTCAGATGCCTCACAAAACTGGGCTCGACTTTTTACAGGACTATACCAAGGAAGCCAAAGTAGTTTTGACAACGGCCTATAGAGAATATGCTTTGAAGGGATTTGAATTTGAAGTTCTAGACTATTTACTCAAACCGATCCTAGAAGATAGGTTTCTGAAGTGCGTCCAAAAAATTGAATCCATATTTAGCGTGGAAGCGAAAGCCGCCAAGTATGAATCTATCTTAAATGACGATGACAAAAGTCTAGTTATTAAATCTGGTTACGAAAGCCATCGAATTCAACTATCTGATATACTATATATAGAATCCGTGGGCGAATATATTAGGTATCACACAGCCGAATCGAAATACCTTGTTTTGCAGTCACTCTCCAAATTGGCCAAAGAATTACCCGACAGTTTTCTACAAGTTCACCGATCATTTATTATCCCTAAACTTATGGTCAAAAGTAAAGTTGGACACACTTTACACTTGAAAAACGGTCAAGACATACCCATTGGAAAAACCTATAGATCGAAGATTAATAGTGCCAACCTTTTTGAGTAA
- a CDS encoding sensor histidine kinase: MRVSKEYIKWLHIGFWLVLFLFPFSLGLQQESVLPVLNRILLPYFLQIAIAYLNIYVLVPTFFKTKKYGFFLLSVLAILLLMSQFIIGWFNFTETDLLRARTVPGSDLTIQELPGVIRAFPPMLFTLLIVFISTIYALGKDQLEKEQTNTLLEKEKAQAELKFLRSQINPHFFLNALNNLYSVLKLKPEKTDQFIRRLSEMLHYVTYESNKGKIKLSREIEIIDSYVFFQLIKDEESIDVDLDLKIADDSVEIEPMIVLPLLENAFKHGYSVTGENLSVKISVVNQDQSTEITITNSIPSSQSRPNTNPSESGIGLTNIEQRLKYCYGEKHSFTTQKTATEFIAKLSLTHGI, from the coding sequence GTGAGAGTATCTAAAGAATATATTAAGTGGCTCCATATCGGATTTTGGCTTGTGCTCTTTCTGTTTCCTTTCTCTTTAGGCTTGCAACAGGAGAGTGTGCTACCTGTGCTCAACAGAATTCTATTACCCTATTTTTTACAAATAGCGATTGCCTATTTGAATATATATGTACTGGTTCCAACTTTCTTTAAGACCAAAAAGTACGGCTTTTTCTTATTGAGCGTATTAGCGATTTTGTTATTAATGAGTCAGTTTATTATTGGCTGGTTCAACTTTACAGAAACCGACTTACTCAGGGCCAGAACTGTACCTGGCAGCGATTTGACGATTCAAGAATTACCAGGAGTGATTAGGGCCTTCCCCCCGATGCTCTTTACCTTACTGATCGTATTTATCAGTACCATTTATGCCTTAGGGAAAGATCAACTTGAGAAAGAACAAACCAATACGCTCTTAGAAAAAGAAAAGGCACAAGCTGAACTAAAATTCTTAAGATCACAGATCAACCCTCATTTCTTTTTAAATGCCTTGAACAATTTATATAGTGTTTTAAAGCTGAAACCAGAAAAGACTGACCAATTCATTCGTCGGTTGAGCGAAATGCTGCACTATGTAACTTATGAGAGCAACAAAGGAAAAATAAAGCTTTCTCGCGAAATTGAAATCATAGATAGCTACGTGTTTTTTCAGTTGATTAAAGATGAAGAAAGTATTGATGTAGACTTAGACCTGAAAATTGCCGATGATAGTGTCGAGATTGAACCCATGATCGTATTACCCCTACTTGAAAATGCTTTTAAACATGGCTACTCCGTTACGGGCGAAAATTTATCGGTAAAAATTAGCGTGGTTAACCAAGATCAGTCAACCGAAATTACCATCACTAACAGTATTCCTTCTTCTCAATCTAGACCTAATACAAACCCGTCAGAGTCAGGAATCGGGTTAACAAATATTGAGCAACGTTTAAAATATTGCTATGGTGAAAAACACAGTTTCACCACCCAGAAAACAGCCACTGAGTTCATAGCCAAACTAAGCTTAACCCATGGAATATAA
- a CDS encoding TonB-dependent receptor: MLNTMKDEVVNVAFLGNGVRCGMLKLVGIVILFGLSASSLSGQTQKVTVKGRIREASSGEDLISATVYVQEMGTGVVSNPYGFYSVVLRPGKYTFKVSFIGFETIVKQVEVKEDLELNFDMKEQIDELEEVVVYAESEDENVKSTKMSIAKIDAGTIKQLPTVFGEADVIKSIQLLPGVSSNGETSGGFNVRGGAADQNLVLLDEATIFNTSHLFGLVSVFNADAIKDVTLYKGGIPSIYGGRLSSVLDVRQKDGNSKELSGSAGIGLLSSRLNLEGPIDNGNGSFLVAGRRSYVDLFLPSILDDAPTVYFYDLNLKANYTFNADNRLFLSGYFGRDNLSVDDFVNNDWGNLAFNMRYNKVLNDKLFSNFSFIYSDYRYNFDILRSDGYSWEAHIENFNLKSDFTLFQEGENQIDFGASLLYYDFNPGDISPNEESATLGTTLDPKYALEPALYINAKRTIGPKFSIEAGLRFSSFFRLGEEEIRQYANDQPVVYNAALGRYEQGTVVGTKQYESGEVIADFYNLEPRLALTYQLDGESSLKASYNRTTQYIHLISNSTSPTALNIWTPSGPFLEPQLSDQVALGYFRNFKNNMYEASVEAYYKDMQNQVDYVDGADIQLNNNLETELLSGRGRAYGLELYVKKNKGRFTGWMSYTLSRSERQVDGAGTGGPGINNGEYYASNFDKTHDLSLTGMYKLNENLMLSANFIYQTGMPINYPESRYEFGGIVGANFESRNQSRITDNHRLDISITMNTKKKPKWDGSWTFSIYNLYNNQNAYDVTFSPTGADRGADISRFFIDRYSTQATQTYIGMFPNITYNLKF, translated from the coding sequence ATGCTTAATACAATGAAAGACGAGGTGGTAAATGTTGCTTTTTTAGGCAATGGTGTGCGCTGTGGTATGCTCAAACTTGTAGGCATTGTTATCTTATTTGGGTTGTCGGCCAGTTCTTTAAGTGGTCAAACCCAGAAGGTAACAGTCAAAGGAAGGATTAGAGAGGCTAGTAGTGGCGAAGATCTGATTAGTGCTACGGTTTATGTTCAAGAAATGGGCACCGGAGTGGTTTCTAATCCATATGGTTTTTATTCGGTGGTCCTTCGGCCTGGTAAATACACTTTTAAGGTGAGTTTCATCGGCTTTGAAACCATAGTCAAACAAGTCGAAGTAAAAGAGGATTTGGAGCTCAATTTCGATATGAAGGAGCAAATAGATGAGCTTGAAGAAGTAGTCGTCTATGCAGAAAGTGAAGATGAGAACGTGAAAAGTACCAAAATGAGTATCGCTAAGATAGATGCTGGTACAATTAAGCAATTACCAACCGTTTTCGGAGAAGCAGATGTGATCAAGTCAATCCAGCTCTTGCCTGGCGTAAGTAGTAATGGCGAAACATCTGGAGGCTTTAATGTTAGAGGTGGTGCTGCCGATCAAAATCTGGTTTTACTGGATGAAGCAACAATCTTCAATACCAGTCACTTATTTGGTTTAGTCTCAGTTTTTAACGCAGATGCTATTAAAGATGTAACCCTATATAAAGGAGGAATTCCATCGATTTACGGCGGTCGGCTTTCATCCGTGCTAGATGTTCGGCAGAAAGATGGTAATAGCAAAGAGCTGTCGGGAAGTGCTGGAATAGGGCTGCTGTCCAGTCGGCTGAATCTAGAAGGCCCAATTGATAATGGGAATGGATCATTTCTGGTAGCGGGCAGAAGGTCTTACGTAGATTTATTCTTACCCTCAATCCTAGATGATGCACCAACGGTTTATTTCTACGATCTAAATTTAAAGGCTAACTATACGTTTAATGCTGATAATCGGCTTTTCCTTTCTGGATATTTTGGCCGAGATAATTTAAGTGTCGATGATTTCGTAAACAATGACTGGGGAAATCTAGCCTTTAACATGCGCTATAATAAGGTGCTAAACGACAAGCTCTTCTCTAACTTCTCTTTCATCTATAGTGATTACAGATACAATTTTGATATTCTCCGGTCCGATGGATACTCTTGGGAGGCACACATCGAGAACTTTAATTTAAAGTCTGACTTTACGCTATTTCAAGAAGGTGAAAACCAGATAGATTTTGGCGCTAGTCTGCTCTATTATGATTTCAATCCAGGCGATATATCGCCTAACGAAGAATCTGCCACGCTCGGCACCACTTTAGATCCAAAGTATGCCTTGGAACCCGCTTTATACATTAATGCGAAGAGAACAATTGGTCCAAAATTTTCAATAGAGGCAGGGTTAAGGTTTTCGTCATTTTTTCGATTGGGTGAAGAAGAGATTAGGCAGTATGCCAACGATCAACCTGTGGTGTATAATGCTGCCCTCGGAAGATATGAGCAAGGTACTGTTGTGGGTACAAAACAGTATGAGTCTGGAGAAGTAATTGCTGATTTCTATAACCTCGAACCTCGTTTGGCGCTGACATACCAACTTGACGGTGAAAGCTCTTTGAAGGCGAGTTATAATCGAACAACCCAATACATCCATTTAATATCGAATAGTACGTCACCCACAGCACTGAATATCTGGACACCTAGCGGTCCTTTTCTAGAGCCTCAACTGTCCGATCAGGTGGCTTTAGGCTACTTCAGGAACTTTAAAAACAACATGTACGAGGCATCTGTAGAGGCTTACTATAAAGACATGCAAAATCAGGTCGACTATGTAGATGGGGCAGATATACAATTAAATAATAACCTAGAAACAGAGCTGCTTTCAGGTCGAGGTAGAGCTTATGGGCTGGAGCTTTATGTCAAAAAGAATAAGGGACGATTTACAGGATGGATGAGTTATACACTTTCGAGAAGTGAGAGACAAGTAGACGGAGCTGGGACTGGTGGACCAGGAATTAACAATGGAGAGTATTACGCCAGTAACTTCGATAAAACACATGACCTGAGTTTGACAGGTATGTATAAGTTGAACGAGAACCTTATGCTAAGTGCCAATTTTATTTACCAAACGGGTATGCCGATCAATTATCCAGAAAGTAGATATGAATTTGGGGGCATCGTTGGGGCGAATTTTGAATCACGAAACCAGTCAAGGATAACAGACAATCACAGACTTGACATTTCCATAACCATGAACACTAAGAAAAAGCCAAAATGGGATGGCAGTTGGACTTTCAGCATCTATAACCTTTACAATAACCAAAATGCCTATGACGTCACCTTCAGCCCGACGGGAGCTGATAGGGGTGCCGATATATCTAGATTCTTTATTGATAGGTATAGCACGCAGGCCACACAAACCTACATCGGCATGTTTCCAAACATTACATACAATCTAAAATTCTAA
- a CDS encoding DUF4249 domain-containing protein has product MKRILIIFSIVLFTFSCTDTLDVDLEEGTVRLVVEGRLELFKDGSGSGYQSIRLTTTAPYFQNEQVPAATGASVLVRDLGTQQIYQFTESNTEPGIYETQGLVPIVGNEYQLEIEYEGNTYQATDRMLPVADIDRLAQFFKEETIFTDEGIGLELDYEDPTDEVNYYHWQTFRNDTLLVKADVGNQFNLVSSDEFYNGLQVQGFELANDFTFQVGDVALVRQYALSEAAYDYYRNFYEQAVGISPGFGDVVPATLRGNVRNLTDDSLYPLGFFEASEVAQMGITIQ; this is encoded by the coding sequence ATGAAACGTATTCTAATAATATTTTCTATCGTGCTTTTCACGTTTTCATGTACTGATACGCTCGATGTCGATTTAGAGGAGGGGACTGTCAGATTGGTGGTAGAAGGGCGCCTAGAGCTGTTCAAAGATGGTTCGGGAAGCGGTTACCAATCCATAAGGCTAACGACTACGGCTCCTTATTTCCAAAATGAACAAGTCCCTGCGGCTACTGGAGCATCGGTGTTAGTAAGAGATTTAGGAACTCAACAAATCTATCAGTTTACGGAATCTAACACCGAACCCGGCATTTATGAAACACAAGGTTTAGTGCCGATTGTTGGCAATGAATATCAACTAGAAATTGAATATGAGGGAAATACATACCAGGCAACAGACAGGATGTTGCCCGTCGCTGACATCGATCGATTAGCACAGTTTTTCAAGGAAGAGACAATCTTTACGGACGAAGGAATAGGTCTGGAGTTAGACTATGAAGACCCTACCGACGAAGTGAATTATTACCATTGGCAAACTTTCCGTAATGATACTTTACTGGTAAAAGCCGATGTTGGTAATCAGTTCAATTTAGTTTCTTCAGATGAGTTCTATAATGGTCTTCAGGTACAAGGTTTTGAGTTGGCCAATGATTTTACCTTTCAAGTAGGAGATGTAGCGCTGGTTCGACAATACGCTTTGTCTGAAGCCGCTTATGACTACTATAGAAATTTCTACGAGCAGGCAGTTGGTATCTCACCAGGATTTGGAGATGTGGTGCCGGCAACGTTAAGGGGTAATGTTAGAAATTTGACAGATGATAGTCTTTACCCATTGGGTTTCTTCGAGGCCAGCGAGGTGGCGCAAATGGGCATTACGATACAGTAA
- a CDS encoding TetR/AcrR family transcriptional regulator, which yields MALLRLEMNANLFLRDPQETDLGRKIIDQSIRMIDELGLEAFTFKKLSKAIDSTEASIYRYFENKHKLLVYLIAWYWNWLEYRIDFETHNVKTPEERLAIALRLVTEQRKYDKSFPSVDELALQRIITNESDKTYLTKQVDSDNKEGLFRGFKSLCGRLAEIILEINPDYPYAHSLVSTVLQAAHQQVFFAEHLPSLTNHKADLGKVHEDNYVFLLELIQKAIKV from the coding sequence ATGGCACTTTTAAGGCTAGAAATGAATGCGAACCTGTTTTTGAGAGACCCTCAAGAAACAGATCTAGGTAGAAAGATTATTGATCAGTCAATTCGAATGATTGATGAACTTGGACTAGAAGCCTTCACATTCAAGAAGTTATCCAAGGCGATTGATTCCACAGAGGCTTCGATTTATCGATACTTTGAAAACAAGCACAAACTGCTCGTCTATCTAATCGCTTGGTATTGGAATTGGTTAGAATATCGAATCGATTTTGAAACGCACAATGTTAAAACGCCCGAAGAGCGTTTAGCCATTGCACTTCGATTAGTCACTGAACAGCGTAAATACGATAAGTCATTTCCGTCAGTAGACGAACTAGCTTTACAAAGAATAATTACAAATGAGTCGGATAAGACTTATTTGACAAAGCAAGTTGACAGTGATAATAAAGAAGGACTTTTTAGAGGGTTTAAATCACTTTGTGGTCGTTTAGCGGAGATTATTTTAGAAATCAACCCGGATTATCCTTACGCTCATTCACTGGTTTCAACAGTGCTCCAAGCGGCACACCAGCAAGTATTTTTTGCAGAACATTTACCATCCCTAACTAATCATAAAGCTGATTTAGGGAAGGTTCACGAAGATAATTATGTGTTTTTACTAGAACTTATTCAAAAGGCCATTAAGGTATAA